The following nucleotide sequence is from Psychroserpens sp. Hel_I_66.
CTCCACCAGTATCTAAATATGAATTGATTGAGATACATATTATTTCTGGAGTGCGATAGGTCACTTCTCCATCAATAAACACTTCCCATGGTTTTTGTGAGTCAGGAAAATCTTGTTTAAACCTATTATACTCATTATTAAATTGACTGATCGCGTCATCAATTGATTTTTGATTTGTATCGTCTTCAGAGAAATTAGTTTGACTTACAATATAGTCCTGCAAGGTTTTATTAATTGTATTGGCAATATCTTTTGTGCCTTCTGCTTTTGGATAGTTAATGGCGACGTTTGCACCATCTGCTGTTTCGATATGTTCTTCTTCAAACTCAATTTTCACTTCTTTATCGCATGAAAACACTAAGAGCAAGACTCCAATAAGTAGAATATTATTTTTCAATTTTTTTGGGATAGTATTAAACATAGAATAAAGGTATTACTTAAGATTTGAATACAACGAATTAAACCCTAAATTTGTTATTAACCACATAAAATTTTAATGGTAAATAATTGAGAATCTTCTAATTCTAACTGAAATATAATTTATGAAATTCAATACAAAAACAATTCATGGTGGGCAAAAGCTTGATCCAGCGTATGGTAGCGTTATGCCACCAATTTATCAAACGTCAACTTACGCACAAACAACTCCAGGAGGTCATAAAGGGTATGAATATTCTAGGAGCTCAAACCCGACGCGCACTGCTTTAGAGAATTCTCTGGCAAGTATAGAAAATGGAAATTATGGATTGGCATTTGCCTCTGGCTTAGCTGCTATTGATGCAATTATTAAATTATTTGAGCCAGGTGACGAAGTCATTTCAACTAGTGACCTATACGGTGGGACTTACAGATTGTTTACAAGTATTTTTGAAAAATTCGGGATCAAATTCAATTTCATAGGTATGGAAAATGCTTCTAATATTGAAAATTATATGAACGATAAAACAAAATTGATTTGGGTTGAAACACCAACAAATCCAATGTTAAATATTATTGACATCAATGCTGTAGCTACTATT
It contains:
- a CDS encoding DUF3298 and DUF4163 domain-containing protein gives rise to the protein MKNNILLIGVLLLVFSCDKEVKIEFEEEHIETADGANVAINYPKAEGTKDIANTINKTLQDYIVSQTNFSEDDTNQKSIDDAISQFNNEYNRFKQDFPDSQKPWEVFIDGEVTYRTPEIICISINSYLDTGGAHGNTNVRFFNFDPLTGKLLSKKDLISNMEALSEVIEKKLNSEVESNAKNEPIEDFFFGKDFQLPETLGYSDEGLIVLYNPYEIASYSRGIIEFSIPFSEVKDLLKIH